A segment of the Corvus hawaiiensis isolate bCorHaw1 chromosome 16, bCorHaw1.pri.cur, whole genome shotgun sequence genome:
ccccacccagttcctctccttcccaggaTCCCTGTAATTCACTGGAGTGGCTTCTACCACTCTTGCCTTCCTCCTGCTTGCCCACTGCCCCGGGCTGTGGGGGCTTGAGGGTcactgcccttccctgcccctgcctgcagatctgcaggagctgcctgctcccagtcTCTCCTGCCCTCCAAACCTACTCCTAGGGCCCCTTAGACTTTGTCCCATGAGAAACGTGGCTGTTGCAGACATGtcctgccctggagctgggcagaAAAGCCAAAATACTGGAGTTTTGCACTGAACATGCTCTCAGGTCTCATCCCAAGTTTTTCCTTTAGCTCTGGTGGCTGTTGCTGTGTCCAGGCAGGGGTTGGTTGAAGTGCCCCTCGCCAGAGGGGATCCCAGCTCTGAGGAAGCCTGACCTGCTCCCACTTGACAAAGGGTTACATCCCGGTCCTGGGGCACCTTGGGGACATGCTGGGGCCAGAGCTGTTGCAGTGAACCTGGGTGCTTCATCTGCAGAGGATGGCACATCCCCTGTCCAGTACCTAACTGGATTTCACTTCCATTTCCTAATATTCCTGCAATTTTGGTGGCAGATTCTTTATTTTAGGGACTGCCCTTGGTGCTAGGTGGGAGGTGGGCAGCTGATGCTTTTCCCCAGGGAGCTCCCCTTGCACCCCTCCTGTGTCAGAATCACCTGTCCCTGGGAGCTGGGTCCCTTTCCATCCCAGTccttggggacagggctgggtgacCACAGCTGTGGGTCAGTGTGTGCACCATGGGACAGCCCAGGACACCTGAACCGCCCCAGTTCTTGCTGGggtgggcagagctgcctgtgccctcaCCCCCCtttgcttccctccctccatAGCCCAGCGCAGAAACTCGTCTTCAACAGAGTGAATGGCAAGAGgcccccactgctgctgcagcagatcTCGGCCCCTGAAGAGTGTTACACCCTGGCCCACGAGGAGAACGTTCGCTTTGTCTATGAAGGTGAGGGCAGAGCGTCCTTGCGGCAGCGCCCAGGGGAGCTGGAGCATGTGGagtccctccccagcacccacacCATGCTGGGGACATCGGTGGCAGGGATGGAGTCCCCATCCTGGGGACTTGCCCTCctttgctctgcttcctgctcctGTCCCGCAGCCCCCCACACCGGGAacccccatcccaaacccacccagtgcttgttccccctccccagcctggcagcaggtaGAGCAGCAGCTGGACGGCAGCCGGAGTGGGGAGAGCACCTGCGGCCCTGTGCAGTACGTGGAGAAAACCCCCAACCCCGGACTCAAAAGTAAGTGGGAAGTGGTTGTGGCACTTTGGGGTGCATCAGGCTCGGGGTGCAatgggctgctctgggctcagcCTGCACCTGAGCATGGCTGtggtggaaggaggaggaggattccagtgctggatgtgccagaggggctgggtctgtcctgctggtgctgaggtcactctgggggtgctggggggagaCAGCTGGCCCCAGGCACTGTGGTGGGGATGTCCCACTGTGTCTCTTGGAGGACACCTGGATGCTGACTCCTCTGGGATTCAGACCTTCTCCAGCCACCAAGGGGTTCAGCATCATGCTGGAGCGAGAGGAGATCCCCGTGGGGACCTGCTTCTCCTGGGGCCAGCAGGACCAGTCAGTCATGGGGACAACATTTGTCTGGTGGCACCTGGAGTcagggcagtggcagcagcctgggggcTCTTGCAGCAGCTGAGAGCTCCCCAAGGAAGAGAGTGTCCCTGTAAACCCAGTCTGGCCTTCTGGGGACATGGCACAGGGGTGGGGGAAACCTGGGTGTGTCATTAGactggagatcagggaaaggttctttccccagagggtgctgggcactgcccaggctccccaggcaATGGGCACGgtcccgaggctgccagagctccaggagcgtttggacagcgctgccagggatgcccagggtggggttgttggggtgtctgtgcagggccagggtgggactggatgatccctgtgggtcccttcccgCTCAgggtattctgtgattctatggttttTTCTGGTGGTTTGGTGGGGAGcacccagagctctgctccacct
Coding sequences within it:
- the MCRIP2 gene encoding MAPK regulated corepressor interacting protein 2; amino-acid sequence: MYTLTRGPSKLATQRRTGPTQQAVESSKLGELRGRPQPGPWPPASPAQKLVFNRVNGKRPPLLLQQISAPEECYTLAHEENVRFVYEAWQQVEQQLDGSRSGESTCGPVQYVEKTPNPGLKNFVPIDLEEWWAQQFLAKIENCS